Proteins from a single region of bacterium:
- a CDS encoding NupC/NupG family nucleoside CNT transporter has product MGFDSIRSMFAVPIIVLLIWALLSEDRKRFPMRTALWGIGLQVAFAGFVLIFPPGVKAIAWFGDLVTKFLSLSKYGSEFLFGNIVKPEFFNTFGFQFALLVLPTVIFFSSFMAVLYHAQIMQPVVEVVARVMAKTMKTSGAESLSCASNIFLGQTEAPLIIRPYLLLATRSELAAIMTGGFATIAGGVMAGYISMGIPAKHLIAASVMSAPAALVFAKIAFPEKETPVTYGKVKVPREKIYTNVLDAASSGATDGMKLALNIAAMLIAFLALLEGINWALGWLSGQVWYYTDFTRFPSSLKDLFGLVFAPFAWLIGVPWHDAGQVGYLIGTQISANEFIAYAKLAEMKAAGILSERTIAITTYAMCGFANFSSVAIQIGGISALVPERRSDLAAIGLKAMVCGALASWMTACVASMFL; this is encoded by the coding sequence ATGGGTTTTGATTCTATCCGTTCCATGTTTGCCGTTCCGATTATCGTCCTACTGATATGGGCGTTGTTGTCGGAAGATCGTAAACGCTTTCCGATGCGAACTGCATTGTGGGGCATCGGATTACAGGTTGCTTTCGCGGGATTCGTCTTGATTTTTCCCCCCGGCGTGAAAGCGATTGCATGGTTCGGCGATTTAGTAACGAAGTTTCTCTCATTGTCGAAATACGGTTCCGAATTTCTCTTTGGAAACATCGTAAAACCGGAGTTCTTCAATACCTTCGGTTTTCAATTTGCGTTGTTAGTGTTGCCGACCGTGATATTTTTCTCATCATTTATGGCAGTACTGTACCATGCTCAAATCATGCAACCAGTGGTCGAAGTTGTCGCACGGGTGATGGCAAAAACTATGAAAACGTCGGGCGCCGAATCGCTCTCATGCGCATCCAATATCTTTTTAGGACAGACCGAAGCGCCGCTAATCATTCGACCATACTTGTTATTAGCGACTCGTTCCGAACTTGCCGCAATTATGACCGGCGGATTTGCAACGATTGCCGGCGGTGTGATGGCGGGTTACATCTCGATGGGGATTCCTGCGAAGCATTTAATCGCTGCATCGGTGATGTCGGCTCCTGCGGCTTTGGTGTTTGCGAAAATCGCCTTCCCGGAAAAGGAGACACCAGTCACCTATGGGAAAGTAAAAGTACCACGCGAAAAAATCTACACGAATGTGTTGGATGCCGCCTCCTCCGGCGCGACCGACGGGATGAAGCTCGCACTAAACATTGCCGCGATGTTGATTGCCTTTCTCGCATTACTTGAAGGTATCAATTGGGCGTTAGGGTGGCTTTCCGGACAAGTTTGGTATTACACTGATTTCACTCGGTTTCCCTCCTCTTTAAAAGATTTGTTCGGATTGGTTTTTGCGCCGTTCGCATGGCTGATTGGGGTACCATGGCATGATGCTGGACAAGTGGGATATCTCATTGGAACTCAGATTTCCGCCAACGAGTTTATAGCGTATGCCAAGTTAGCCGAAATGAAAGCTGCCGGTATATTATCCGAGCGAACTATCGCAATCACAACCTATGCGATGTGCGGCTTTGCCAATTTCAGCAGTGTCGCCATCCAAATCGGCGGAATAAGCGCTTTAGTGCCGGAACGGCGCTCCGATTTAGCTGCGATTGGATTAAAAGCAATGGTGTGCGGCGCATTAGCGAGTTGGATGACTGCTTGTGTCGCCTCCATGTTTCTGTAA
- the tmk gene encoding dTMP kinase, with translation MSNGLFIVFEGIDGSGKTTQIELLRDHLRNLSIEPLLVREPGGTDIGEQVREILLSHKSTGMHPITEMLLFCSARAQLVTEQILPALAQGRVVIADRYRISTEIYQGVGRGLPIAAVNATLDFATQQLLPDLCFILDIAPEIGYTRRMRNNPTADRMESAGSTFFQRIAAAFADYRQEYVRHIDGESSQKEIADTIWQEITKSQWWQSKSTSH, from the coding sequence ATGTCCAACGGATTATTCATTGTCTTCGAGGGTATCGACGGTTCCGGGAAAACGACTCAAATCGAGTTGTTACGCGACCACTTGCGAAACCTTTCGATAGAGCCGCTTTTGGTTCGTGAACCGGGCGGCACCGATATCGGCGAACAGGTGCGTGAAATCCTGCTTTCCCATAAATCAACCGGGATGCATCCTATCACCGAAATGCTGCTCTTCTGCTCTGCCCGAGCGCAATTGGTCACCGAACAAATCCTTCCGGCATTAGCACAAGGAAGAGTCGTGATTGCCGACCGTTACCGGATTTCCACCGAGATTTATCAAGGTGTCGGCCGCGGTTTACCCATCGCGGCAGTAAACGCAACGCTCGATTTTGCTACCCAACAACTATTGCCAGACCTCTGCTTCATCCTCGATATCGCACCGGAAATCGGATACACCCGGCGGATGCGCAATAATCCCACCGCTGACCGGATGGAGTCTGCCGGTTCGACCTTCTTCCAGCGAATTGCTGCAGCATTTGCCGATTATCGACAGGAGTATGTTCGTCACATCGATGGCGAGAGTAGTCAAAAGGAGATTGCCGACACGATTTGGCAGGAGATTACGAAGTCGCAATGGTGGCAATCCAAGTCCACCTCTCATTGA
- a CDS encoding aspartate-semialdehyde dehydrogenase yields the protein MNRNDVRIAIVGATGLVGQSMLQILSEQEISAKNIRLFASEHSAGMQVPFRDTMLTVQAESEFQGECDVVFGFCSNPVTKAHREKWESFGVPVIDNSSAYRLDLALPLVVPEVNPEALLGVNTNWYPNPNCSTIQMVRALQPLRQLGIEEITVASYQSVSGAGRGGIAELHAQRSGSEHVEMFQARIEANIVPWIATMDSEGNTTEETKLRYETRKILGIPNLPVYATCARVPVEVGHGEAVFIRFREAVTRTRILTMLRSEEGLIIRDEVIGERLPTQIECVGSDDVFVGRVRVDPEDPHRVALWVVGDNLRVGAATNAYRIFEQLLAYNKIKAV from the coding sequence ATGAATCGGAATGATGTTCGTATCGCAATCGTTGGTGCCACCGGATTGGTGGGACAGTCAATGTTGCAGATTCTCTCCGAACAGGAAATCTCAGCGAAGAACATTCGTTTGTTTGCTTCGGAGCACTCGGCTGGAATGCAAGTTCCTTTTCGCGATACGATGTTAACCGTACAAGCCGAATCGGAATTTCAAGGGGAATGCGACGTCGTTTTCGGTTTTTGCTCGAATCCGGTTACGAAAGCCCATCGCGAAAAATGGGAGTCGTTTGGAGTTCCGGTAATCGATAACTCTTCGGCATACCGACTCGATCTCGCACTGCCGTTGGTAGTGCCCGAAGTAAACCCGGAAGCGCTGCTCGGTGTAAACACGAACTGGTATCCCAACCCCAATTGTTCGACGATTCAAATGGTACGGGCTTTGCAACCATTGCGTCAACTTGGTATCGAAGAGATAACGGTAGCTTCCTATCAATCAGTGTCGGGCGCAGGTCGCGGCGGAATCGCCGAACTCCATGCCCAACGATCTGGTAGCGAACACGTGGAAATGTTCCAAGCAAGAATCGAGGCGAATATCGTTCCGTGGATAGCAACCATGGACTCCGAGGGCAACACTACCGAAGAGACGAAACTCCGTTACGAAACTCGCAAAATTCTCGGTATCCCGAACCTACCCGTTTACGCAACCTGTGCGCGGGTTCCGGTTGAAGTCGGTCACGGTGAGGCGGTGTTTATACGGTTTCGGGAAGCGGTAACCCGAACCCGGATTTTGACTATGTTGCGTTCGGAAGAGGGACTCATCATACGCGATGAAGTAATTGGCGAGCGACTTCCAACGCAAATAGAATGTGTCGGTTCCGACGATGTGTTTGTCGGACGGGTACGAGTCGATCCCGAAGATCCGCATCGAGTCGCCCTGTGGGTCGTTGGCGACAATCTACGGGTCGGCGCTGCCACCAATGCTTACCGAATTTTCGAGCAACTACTGGCATACAATAAAATCAAAGCAGTGTAA